The genomic window CCTCGACCGTCCATCCATCCACGCTGGCGAACTCGAAGCGGTCGGGGGACGCGAGCGCGAGCGTGCGGAGCAGCGGTCCGGTGTGGTCGGTGAGCCGCCGCAGCGAGGCCGGCGCGGCCCCGAGGTCCGCAACCGCCACCTCGCCCGGCGTGAGCGGGTCGCTCTCCACGCACGCCACCCGTCCCGTCCGCGGCGCCACCGAGCACCCGATCAACTCGTGGTCGCCCCGCGTCTCCGGGCGGACCGGCCCGCCGTCCGCAGCCACCGAGGCGATCTGCGTGCTCCCACCGTCACCGAGCATGAAGAACAGCCGGCGGCCGTCGGCGGACCAGGTGAGGCCACCGGACGACGGGTGCGCGCGCATGTCCGTGACGATGTGGTGGCCGACGCTCCGGTCGGCATCCGCGGTCAGGCACGCGGGGTCGCCGCCGGCGGCGGGCACGACCCACACCTGCCAGTTGGTGGCACCCCAGCACGTGTTGTCGTGTCCGATGTAGGCGATGCGGCTGCCGTCCGGGGACCACGCCGGCGACTGGATCGGTCCGATCCCCCGCGTCAGCCGGCGCGCCGGCGCGGACGGTGGGATCTTGCCGGTCGGGATGATCCACACGTCGGCCGTGTTCGTCAAATCCGCGTTCGGATCCGGGTTTGCGGCGTACGCGAGGGTCGTCCCATCCGGCGACCACGCCGGGAAGAGGTGATCGTACTCCCCCTGGGTCAGCGGCCTCGCGTCCCCGCCGGACGCAGCCACGATGAAGATCTGCTTCCAGCGCCCGTCCCAAAAGCCTTCGCCGTCCTGCTTGTAGCGAAGCCTCGAGATCACGCGGACGTCGCTGTCGTCGCGGGACTCCGGTGCCGCCGGCGGCTTGCCCACGAACGCGAGCGAACGGCCGTCCGGGGCCCAGGCGAGATCCGACGGCGACATCTTCCCCGAGGTGAGCGGCCGCGCCTCGCCGCCCCCGATCGGAATGACCCAGATCTGCTTGTCGCCGCCGCGATCCGACACGAACGCGATCTGCGCGCCGTCGGGCGACCACCGAGGACTGATGTCGCGGCCCTTCGCGGTCGTCAGCTGGCGCGGCGCGCCCCCGCCCGAGGGCACGACCCACAGGTGCGTGCGGTAGGCGTTCGCGTCCCGGTCCGCGGTCGTCACGGTGTACGCGATCTGGGAGCCGTCCGGAGAGAACTGCGGATCGTTCACCACGGGGAGCGCCACCAGGTCCTCGATCGTGATCAACCGGCGGCCGGCATCTTTCTTCGGTTCCTTGTTCGCCACGGTCTCTCGTCACCCCCGGTTCGATGTCATGCGCCCGGTGGCGCAGGAACGCACGCGCGGGACGCCCGTGCGGGGATAGGCACACGTGGTGCACGTTCGCCGGTCCGCGAACCGCTCCCTCCCGGTCCCGGGCGACGTCACCGCCCGAGCGCGAGCCGCTGCGCGAGCACCGAAGGAAGGTCGCGGGCGGCCATCTTGGCCTGCGTCGTCGCGAGCGCGTACGAAACACGCCGCAGGGTAACCGTTCCCGCGTCGGCGTCGAGGATCAAGTAGGACGCGCGCGGATCGCCGTCGCGGGGCTGGCCCACGCTGCCCACGTTGACGATGTAGCGGGCGTCCGGCCTCAGCCGGACCGGCGAGCCCGGAGGCAGCGTCACGGTGCCGACCCTGCCGTCGGGTTCGAGAACGAATGCGCCCGGGATGTGCGTATGGCCGACGAAACAGCACGTGAACGCGGCGGCAGAGAAGTTCGCGAGCGCGGCGGGCAGATCGAGGATGTACTCCTCGATCGGATCGCGCGGGCTGCCGTGGACCGCGAGGCCGCCGGCGATATCCCGCCGGAGCGGCAGCGCGGCAAGCCACGTCCGCGTCTCGGCGAGGAGCACGGTCTGGGTCCACTCGATCGCGGCGCGTGCGAGCGCGCTGAACGTGTCGAGATCGACCGCACCGAGCGCCGCCCGGTCGTGATTCCCGGCCACCGTGGCGGCACCCAGGTCGCGCACGCGGGCCGCGCACTCGTTGGGGTCGGGGCCGTACCCTACGACGTCGCCGAGGCACACGTACGCGTCCGGCCGCCCCGACCCGGCCTCGGCCAGGACGGCCTCGAGCGCCTCCAGGTTCGCGTGGACATCGGAGAAAATCGCGTACCGCATCGGGGCAGCGCAGCCCCCCTCAACCGCGTGCGGCGCGGGGGCTCCGCAGGGGGGTCACGGGGGCACCGTCAGCGCCGGCGTTTCGCCAGCTCGCCGAACACACGCGCCGGGTCGACGCCCTGATAGACGAGCAGCACCAAGATGTGAAACCACAGGTCCGCCGTTTCCTCGACGAGCCTCGAGGGTGTCTCCTTTCGCGCCGCGCGGGTCACTTCGGCGGCCTCTTCCATGACCTTCTCGTTCAAACGCGCCAGCCCCTCGGCGAAGAGACCGGAGGTGTACGACCCGGCCCGGGGCTCGCGCCGCCGGTCGACGAGGACCGCGGCCAGCTCCCCGAGGATCTCCGGACCGGACGCCCCGGCCGCTGCGCGGTCGCTGGGCGCCGGCGCGGCGGCGGGGCCAGCGCGTTCGGCGCTGGCGGCGCCGGGCGGCGCTTCGACCGCGCGGACCCTGCCGTCTTCGAGGACGAGGCTTCTATAGAAACAGGTCGCGTGACCGGTGTGGCAGGCCGGCCCGACCTGGTCCACGGCCAGCACCAGGGCGTCCCCGTCGCAGTCCATCCTGACGGCGCGCACACGCTGCGTGTGCCCCGATTCCTCTCCCTTGCGCCACAGGCGCCGTCGGCTGCGGCTCCAGTACCACGCCTGCCCGGTGGCGAGGGTTCGCTCCAGCGCCTCCCGGTTCATGTGCGCCACCATCAGGACGGCGCCGGTCGCGGCGTCCTGCGCCACCGCCATGACCAGGCCGGCCGCATCGAAGGTCACGGCATCGGCTTCACGCATGACTCAGACTCCCTCCACCGGACGCACGGGCACCCCGTGGTCCGCCATGAACGTCTTGACCGCGGCGATACTGTATTTGCGATAGTGGAAAATCGAGGCCGCGAGCACGGCGTCCGCGTCCGCCTCCACGATGGCGTCGAGGAGGTGCTGCGGGGTCCCGGCGCCTCCCGACGCGATCACCGGAATCCGCACCGCCCGCGTCACCGCGCGGGTCAGCTCGACGTCGTACCCGTCCTCGTGTCCGTCCTCGTCCATGCTCGTCAGCAGCAACTCCCCCGCGCCGAGGGCGGCCGCGCGCTGGGCCCACCCCACCGCGTCCAGGCCCGTCGGGGTGCGCCCGCCGTGCACGTACACCTCCCACCGATCGGGGCCCACGCGCCGGGCGTCGATCGCGATCACCACGCACTGGCTGCCGAACTGGAGCGCCGCCTCGCGGATCACATCGGGGCGCTGCACGGCGGCGGTGTTGATGCCCACCTTGTCGGCGCCCGCCCGCAGCATGCGGCGCAGGTCGGCGACGGTCCGGAGCCCTCCCCCCACGGTGAACGGGATCGTGAGCACTTCGGCGGTCTTCCGCACGACGTCCTCCATGATCCCCCGGCCCTCGTGGCTCGCGGTGATGTCCAGGAACACCAGCTCGTCCGCGCCCTCGCGGTCGTACAGTGTCGCGAGCTCGACCGGGTCCCCGGCGTCACGGAGGTTCACGAAGCTCGTCCCTTTGACGACACGGCCCTCCGTGACGTCCAGGCAGGGGATCACGCGGCGCACCAGCATCTCAGGCCGCCGCGGCGAGCAAGTCCTCGAGGCTCGCCCGCCCCTCGTACAGCGCCCGGCCAACGATCACGCCTTCGAGCCCTCGGGCCTCGAGCGCCCGCAGGCGGCGCACGTCGGCGGCCGAGGCGACGCCGCCCGACGCGATCACCGGCACGTTCGCGACGCCGAGCATCGCCTCGAACGCGGCCAGGTTCGGACCGTCGAGCATGCCGTCGCGGCCGGTGTCCGTGTAGATGATCCGCCGCGCGCCCGCGCCGGTGACCCGCGTCGCCGCCTCGAGCGCGGGTTCACCGGTCGTGGTCACCCACCCCTGCGTCACCACCGCCCCGCCTCGCGCATCGATGCCGACCGCGATGCGGTCGCCGAACCGCGCGCACGCGTCCCGGAGCAGCTCCGGGGACGTCGCGGCCATCGTCCCCAGGATGACGCGGGCGGCGCCCTCCGCGAGATAGCGCTCGATCGTCGCGAGGTCGCGGATGCCTCCGCCGACCTCGACGGGGACGCGAAGCGCGCGGATCAGGCGGATGATCGTCCCCTCGTTGCCGGGTCGCCCGTCGAACGCCCCGTCCAGGTCGACGACATGCACCCACGCGGCGCCTGCGTGCTGCCAGCGAAGCGCGGCCGCGACGGGATCGTCGCCGTACACCCGCTCCCGATCGGCCGCCCCCTGGATCAGGCGCACGCACCGCCCGCCGCGAATGTCAACGGAAGGAAGCACCAGCACCGGCGACCCACCTCGCAACGTTTTGGAGCATCCGCACGCCGACGGGCCCGGACTTCTCGGGGTGGAACTGCGTCGCCCAGAGGTTATCCCGGCCGACCACGGCGGCGATGTCGCCGCCGTACGACGTGGTGGCCGCGACGAGCCCGGCGTCCGCGGGTGCGACGTGGTAGGAGTGCACGAAGTACACGTACGCTCCGCTGGCGATGCCCGCGAGCAGGGGCGACGGACGCTCGACCCGCAGCTGGTTCCAGCCCATGTGCGGCACCTTGACGGCCTCCGGCAGCCGGACGACGCGCCCGGGCAGCACACCGAGGCCCAGATGGAGCCCATCCTCCTCGCTCTCGTCGAACAGCAACTGCATCCCGAGACACACGCCGAGGAACGGCCGACCCGCGCGCACGTGCTCGGCGATCCGCTCCGCCCACCCGAGCGCGCGCAGCCGCGCGACCGCCGGGCCAAACGCGCCGTCCCCGGGGACGACGAGCGCGGTCATCGACTCGAGCCCCTGCGGGGTCTCCACGACCCTCGCGTCGAGCCCGAGCCGCAGAAGCGCCTGGCGGATGCTGTGCAGGTTGCCGGCGCCGTAGTCGACGATCGCGATCACGCCAGGGTCCCTTTCGTCGACGGCACGTCGCGGATGCGCGGGTCGAGTTCCGTCGCGCGGTCGAGCGCCAGGGCCAGCGCTTTGAACGCGGCCTCGACGATGTGATGGGCGTTCCGACCGTGCAGCAGCACGAGGTGCAGCGTGATCCCGGCGTTCACCGCGAACGCCCGGAAGAACTCCTCGGTGAGATCGGTGTCGTAGGCGCCGAGGCGTTGGCGCGCCACGGGCACGCCGTAGTGGAGAAACGGCCGCCCGCTCACGTCGGCCACCGCCAGCACCAACGCTTCGTCAAGCGGCGCGTGCGCGGACGCGAATCGCCGAATACCCGCGCCGTCGCCGAGCGCGTCCCGCAGCGCGCGGCCGAGCGCGATCCCGACGTCTTCGACGGTGTGGTGGGCGTCCACGGCCAGGTCGCCGGTCGCGGTCACCGTGAGATCGAACCGGCCGTGGCGGGCGATCTGGGCGAGCATGTGGTCGAGGAACGGGATCCCGGTCGCAATGTCGCTTCGGCCGGTCCCGTCGACCGCCCAGGCGGCGTCCACGCGCGTCTCGCCCGTCTCCCGGACCACGCGCCCGCGTCGGCTCATTCGCCCTGTCCCCGCGCCGTCACGGCCAGCACGTGCGCGGGGAAGTCTTCGTACCGCCCGAGGTGTTCCACAACCGGCCTGGCGGCGGCGAGCCCACGCGCGTCCAGATGCGCGACCGAGGTCGTCTTCAGATAGCTGAGGACGGTCACGCCGGATCCGACCCGCGCGAACCCGCCGGTCGGCAGCGCGGCGGGCACGCCGAGCGCGTAGTTGCCGGCGGAGAATGGCGTGTCCTGGCCGAGCAGCACCTCGCCCGCGTTCCGGATGCGGCCGAGGGTCGCCAACGGATCCCGGGTCGCGACCTGGAGATGCTCGGGCGCGTACAGGTTCACGAACGCGATGGCCTCGTCAAGCGTCGGCGCGACGACCGCGCCGCCGCAGTCACTCAACGCCGCCTCCGCAAACTCACGCCGCCACGCCGGCAGCTGTCCGAGATAGCGCGGCAGCATCGCCTGCACCTCGTCCACCAGCGAGGCGGACGCCGTGACGAGGATCGCCGCCGAGTCTTTGCCGTGTTCGGCCTCGTTCAGCAGATCCAGCGCGAGACGGGACGGGTCCGCGGAGTCGTCCGCGAGGATCATGGATTCGGTCGGGCCGAGCACGGAGAGGAGCCGCACCCCGAACGCCTGCACCGCGATCTGCGCGGCGGTCACGTAGGGGTTGCCCGGCCCGCCGAGGAGGCGCACCCGCGGAAACGTCGCGGTGCCGAAGGCGAGTGCGGCCACGCCGGCGACGCCGTTTGCGCGAAACACCTGCGTGACCCCGAGCAGATCGGCCGCGACCAGCAGGGCCGGATCGGCGCGCCCGTCCTTGCGCGGCGGGACCAGCACGGCGATCTCCTCGACCCCAGCCACCACCGCGGGTGTCACCATGGTGATGAACGTCGACGGGAACGCTCCCTTGCCGCTCGGCACGTACACGCCCACGCTCTCGACCGGCGTCCACTTGACGCCCACCGTAATGCCCGGCTCCAGCTCGTCCATCGCGAGCTGAGGCGGCCGCAGCCACTCGCTGTAGCGACGGGCGCGATCGATGCTCGTGGCCAGCGCGGTGCGAAGGCCGTCGTCCACGGCCTCGTGCGCCTGGACGAACTCCTCCCGGCCGACGCGTAGCCGGTCCGGCGGCAGCGTGACACCGTCGTGGCGCTGCGTGTACTCGACGACCGCGGGGTCGCCGCGGCGTTGGACGTCCTCGACGATCCCCCGCACGTGCGCGATCCGTTCCGGCGCGAACATCTCCGCGCTCGAGCGCCCGAGGATCCG from bacterium includes these protein-coding regions:
- the hisIE gene encoding bifunctional phosphoribosyl-AMP cyclohydrolase/phosphoribosyl-ATP diphosphatase HisIE; this translates as MREADAVTFDAAGLVMAVAQDAATGAVLMVAHMNREALERTLATGQAWYWSRSRRRLWRKGEESGHTQRVRAVRMDCDGDALVLAVDQVGPACHTGHATCFYRSLVLEDGRVRAVEAPPGAASAERAGPAAAPAPSDRAAAGASGPEILGELAAVLVDRRREPRAGSYTSGLFAEGLARLNEKVMEEAAEVTRAARKETPSRLVEETADLWFHILVLLVYQGVDPARVFGELAKRRR
- a CDS encoding S9 family peptidase, whose product is MANKEPKKDAGRRLITIEDLVALPVVNDPQFSPDGSQIAYTVTTADRDANAYRTHLWVVPSGGGAPRQLTTAKGRDISPRWSPDGAQIAFVSDRGGDKQIWVIPIGGGEARPLTSGKMSPSDLAWAPDGRSLAFVGKPPAAPESRDDSDVRVISRLRYKQDGEGFWDGRWKQIFIVAASGGDARPLTQGEYDHLFPAWSPDGTTLAYAANPDPNADLTNTADVWIIPTGKIPPSAPARRLTRGIGPIQSPAWSPDGSRIAYIGHDNTCWGATNWQVWVVPAAGGDPACLTADADRSVGHHIVTDMRAHPSSGGLTWSADGRRLFFMLGDGGSTQIASVAADGGPVRPETRGDHELIGCSVAPRTGRVACVESDPLTPGEVAVADLGAAPASLRRLTDHTGPLLRTLALASPDRFEFASVDGWTVEGWVLRPAAAKGGRVPTILEVHGGPHAAYGHAFFHELQLLVAEGYGVIYMNPRGSQGYGQTFTAGTRHDWGGKDYQDLMRGVDHAIATYAWIDPDRLGVAGGSYGGFMTNWIVGHTQRFRAAVTMRGISNASSQWGTSDLAYMKGFWEYPGEPWESPEFYRERSPITYVRQMQTPTLILHSENDHRCPIEQGEQLFVALKKQGVPTLFVRFPNESHDLSRNGQPKHRLERLRHITAWFRTYLAGADEGVATTGGRRESVAADE
- the hisH gene encoding imidazole glycerol phosphate synthase subunit HisH, whose amino-acid sequence is MIAIVDYGAGNLHSIRQALLRLGLDARVVETPQGLESMTALVVPGDGAFGPAVARLRALGWAERIAEHVRAGRPFLGVCLGMQLLFDESEEDGLHLGLGVLPGRVVRLPEAVKVPHMGWNQLRVERPSPLLAGIASGAYVYFVHSYHVAPADAGLVAATTSYGGDIAAVVGRDNLWATQFHPEKSGPVGVRMLQNVARWVAGAGASFR
- the hisF gene encoding imidazole glycerol phosphate synthase subunit HisF produces the protein MLVRRVIPCLDVTEGRVVKGTSFVNLRDAGDPVELATLYDREGADELVFLDITASHEGRGIMEDVVRKTAEVLTIPFTVGGGLRTVADLRRMLRAGADKVGINTAAVQRPDVIREAALQFGSQCVVIAIDARRVGPDRWEVYVHGGRTPTGLDAVGWAQRAAALGAGELLLTSMDEDGHEDGYDVELTRAVTRAVRIPVIASGGAGTPQHLLDAIVEADADAVLAASIFHYRKYSIAAVKTFMADHGVPVRPVEGV
- the hisD gene encoding histidinol dehydrogenase, with amino-acid sequence MDVVKLGEVSSARLQRILGRSSAEMFAPERIAHVRGIVEDVQRRGDPAVVEYTQRHDGVTLPPDRLRVGREEFVQAHEAVDDGLRTALATSIDRARRYSEWLRPPQLAMDELEPGITVGVKWTPVESVGVYVPSGKGAFPSTFITMVTPAVVAGVEEIAVLVPPRKDGRADPALLVAADLLGVTQVFRANGVAGVAALAFGTATFPRVRLLGGPGNPYVTAAQIAVQAFGVRLLSVLGPTESMILADDSADPSRLALDLLNEAEHGKDSAAILVTASASLVDEVQAMLPRYLGQLPAWRREFAEAALSDCGGAVVAPTLDEAIAFVNLYAPEHLQVATRDPLATLGRIRNAGEVLLGQDTPFSAGNYALGVPAALPTGGFARVGSGVTVLSYLKTTSVAHLDARGLAAARPVVEHLGRYEDFPAHVLAVTARGQGE
- a CDS encoding metallophosphoesterase family protein, which translates into the protein MRYAIFSDVHANLEALEAVLAEAGSGRPDAYVCLGDVVGYGPDPNECAARVRDLGAATVAGNHDRAALGAVDLDTFSALARAAIEWTQTVLLAETRTWLAALPLRRDIAGGLAVHGSPRDPIEEYILDLPAALANFSAAAFTCCFVGHTHIPGAFVLEPDGRVGTVTLPPGSPVRLRPDARYIVNVGSVGQPRDGDPRASYLILDADAGTVTLRRVSYALATTQAKMAARDLPSVLAQRLALGR
- the hisA gene encoding 1-(5-phosphoribosyl)-5-[(5-phosphoribosylamino)methylideneamino]imidazole-4-carboxamide isomerase, yielding MLVLPSVDIRGGRCVRLIQGAADRERVYGDDPVAAALRWQHAGAAWVHVVDLDGAFDGRPGNEGTIIRLIRALRVPVEVGGGIRDLATIERYLAEGAARVILGTMAATSPELLRDACARFGDRIAVGIDARGGAVVTQGWVTTTGEPALEAATRVTGAGARRIIYTDTGRDGMLDGPNLAAFEAMLGVANVPVIASGGVASAADVRRLRALEARGLEGVIVGRALYEGRASLEDLLAAAA
- the hisB gene encoding imidazoleglycerol-phosphate dehydratase HisB, coding for MSRRGRVVRETGETRVDAAWAVDGTGRSDIATGIPFLDHMLAQIARHGRFDLTVTATGDLAVDAHHTVEDVGIALGRALRDALGDGAGIRRFASAHAPLDEALVLAVADVSGRPFLHYGVPVARQRLGAYDTDLTEEFFRAFAVNAGITLHLVLLHGRNAHHIVEAAFKALALALDRATELDPRIRDVPSTKGTLA